The sequence below is a genomic window from Deinococcus radiopugnans ATCC 19172.
GCCGGAGGTGGTGGCGGTCCAGCTTGATTCCAGCCAAGCCACCGGCTGATCGCGCACGTTGTCCGGGTCCGGCGGCAGGCCCTCCAGGGACGTCCAGGCCGCGCCGTTGGCATCGGGTTGCAGCAGCACGGTGCAGCCCGACGCCTCCAGCCGCTCGATCACGTCGGCGCGGAAGGCGTCCAGGCTGATCGCCACCCCCAGATCGCCCACTGGCGTCGGGAAGACGCGCAACTCCTCCAGGCGTCCGGGGCTCAGGTCCACGCCGCCAGCCTCCTCGTCGGGCGTCAGGTGGACCTTGTCGGTCACGCCGACCAGCGTGCCGTCGGGGGCCAGCAGCACGGTCTGGTTGGTCAGCGTGCTGGCTTCGCGCACCGGCCGGCCGTTCACCACACGGTAGCGGGGCATCGGCGCAGAGCCGCAGCACAGGTACACGCCGTACTCGCGCGCCAGACCGCGGCAGGTGTGCAGGTACAGCCGGGTGTTGGCCTCGCTGTCGGCCAGTTGCAGCGCGCGGATGGGGGAGACCCGCTCGCGCAGCAGCACGGGCAGCACGCGGGGCAGGCGGGCCACCACCAGCGCCAGCGCCACCCGTTCAAAGGTCTTCAGCGGCAGCGCCCAGCCGGCGCCGCGCAGCACCAGCGGCAGCCCGTTCAGCTCGGTCAGAACCACCAGATTGGGCCGGTCAGGCGACAGGTAGGGCCGCGCCGCCTCCAGTTGCCCGCGCATCCAGGCCCGGAAGGCGTCGGCGCTGACAAAGTGTTCGGCGCCCCACTTGGGCTGCACGGCGACGGCGCGGAACACGCGCGGCGGTTGGGGGGCGGGAAGCGACATGGCGCAGGCTAGCGGCTGGCACGCGGTCAGACGTGAATCCTGGCTGTACGGCCCCCCATGTCCGCTGTGGGGCGCGGCGTAGACTGGCCCCCATGAGCGATTTACTTCAGACGATTCGCGGCCTGTCCAAGAAGACCGAGAGCAAGATCGTGATGGTGGTGCTCGACGGCGTGGGTGGCCTGCCGCTGGAGCCCAACGGCGAGACCGAACTGGCCACCGCGAAAACCCCCAATCTGGACGCGCTGGCGGCGACTTCGCAGCTGGGGCAGGTGGAACTGGTGGGCGCGGGCATTACCCCCGGCAGCGGCCCCGGCCACCTGAGCCTGTTCGGCTACGATCCGCTGCATTACGTGGTGGGGCGCGGGGCGCTCTCAGCCGTCGGCATCGGCGTCAAGCTGAACAAGGGCGACGTGGCGGTGCGCGGCAACTTCGCCACGCTGGGCGCGGGCCGCGTGGTGGAAGACCGCCGCGCAGGCCGCCCCAGCGACGAGAAGAACGCCGAGATCGTGGCGCAGCTCAAGGCCGCCATTCCCGAGATCGACGGCGTGCCCGTCGAGATCTACACCGAGTCCGAGCACCGCTTCGTGGTGGTGTTCCGCGCGCAGGGCGGCGAGGTGCTGGGCGCGAACATCGGCGACGTGGACCCGCAGGCCATCGGCGTGCCGCCGCTGCGGGCCGAGGCGCACGACGACGCCAGCGTCAAGACGGCGGGGCTGGTCAACACCTTTGTGGATCGGGCCGAGGCGGCCCTGAAGGACGACGCCCAGGTCAACGGCGTGCTGTTCCGGGGTTACAGCGACGTGCCGCACTTTCCCAGCTTCGACGACGCCTACAAGCTGAATGCCGCGTGCATCGCCTCGTACCCCATGTACAAGGGGCTGGCCAGTCTGGTGGGCATGGACGTGCTGGACGTGCCCGGCGAGGAAGACGCGCTGGAGGGCAAGGTGCAGGTGTTGCGCGAGCACTGGGAGAAGTACGACTTCTTTTTCTTCCACGTCAAGAAGACCGACAGCACCGGCGAGGACGGCAACTTCGCGGCCAAGGTGAAGAAGATCGAGCTGTTCGACGCGCTGCTGCCGGACATCCTGGCGCTGGGGCCGGACGTGCTGTGCATCGTGGGCGACCACAGCACGCCCAGCAAGCTGTCCACCCATTCGTGGCACCCGGTGCCGGTGTTGATTCGCAGCGATCACGGGCGCAAGGACCTGACCGCCCGTTACACCGAGGAAGAGGCCCAGAGGGGAAGCCTGGGCCTGCGCCACGGCACGGACCTGATGCCCCTGCTGATGGCCAATGCCCTGAAGCTCAACAAGTACGGCGCCTGAGCCCTGAATTGACCTGGGCTTGACTTATGGAGGTCCGTTGAAGACCAGATGAGTGGGTATGGAGGGGCAGGCGCGGGGCGGCCAAGTGTATCTGGTCGCCCTTTTCCCTGTTTAGACGAGTGGTCGCCTCGCTGCCGGCAGCCGTGCAGGTGTTAGACCCATGCGAATGCGCTTTGCGTTGGGTAAAGATTCTCCAGCACAGTCTTTAGCTGGTCGCCATTCTTTGCGCCGGCGGCTGCGACAGGATGACCCTCACGAACGAAGCGGAACAGGGCAGACCTTCTGGCCCGTCACGTTCCGACTCTCAGTGTTCGAAACCCGCATTCATTCCAAGGAGACTCACATGGCCCGTTTAATGCCCCTGTCCGATATCACTGCCCAGCACTCCGACGTTCTCGGCAACGACTACTACGATCCCACCGGGCAGACCGCCTACGGGATGAACGGCGACAAGATCGGCACCATTCGCGGCGCGCTGGCCGAACCCGAAACCGGCAAGATCCGCTACCTGATCGTGGATGTGGGCGGCTGGTTCTCCAGCAAGGAAGTGGTCGTGCCCGTGGGGATGTCGCAGTTCCAGGGTGATGAGGTCCACTTCACCAACCTGACCAAGGAACAGGTCGGCGACATGCGCGAGTACCGCATGGGCGAGGAGTACGGCGAAGAGGCCCAGATGTCCGACGAGCGGGTGCTGCGCGCCGCCCACAAGGACTATCAGGTGGACGAGAGCCAGTACGCCGCCAAGGCCGGCTACCGTGACGACGACGCCATGTACCAGACCCCCGAGAAGCTGCGTCTGCTCGAAGAGCGCCTGATGGTCAACAAGGACCGTTTCGTGGCCGGTAGTGTGGAAGTCGGCAAGCGCGTCGAGTCCCACCAGGAAAACGTCAACGTCGACCTCAAGCGCGAAGAAGTCGTGATTGAGCGTCACGCCGTCACCGACGGTCAGCCCGTGGAAGGCGCCGTGCTAGGCGCGGACTCCCAGACCATGCGCGTCGATCTGGAAGCCGAGCGCGCCAACGTCAGCAAGCAAGCCTTCGTGACCGAGGAAGTCACCGTGGGCAAGCGGGAAGTGACCGACTCCCAGACCGTGACCGACACCGTGAGCCGCGAGGTGCTGGAAGTCAACAAGACCGGCGACGTGCGCCTGGACGCCGACGGCAAGCCGATGATGGACGACACCAACCGCAAGCTCTGACAGTGCGGTGACCGAGCAGGGCGACTCTCTCCGGAGGTTGCCCTGCTCTTTTCGCTTTTCAGACGGCAAACAGGAGACGACATGACCGACCGACGCAATGACGACAGAGATGGGCTGAATCCGACGCTGGCCTCCACCCCGCCGACCCAGCATGAAGTGGAAGTGCAGGACATGCAGCTTCAGGGCGTGATCGAACTGCGCGAGGAGCGCCTGATCGTTCACAAGGAGCGGGAGGTGGCCGGCAGCGTGGCCCTGACCCGTGAGGTCCGCCGCGAGACCGTGCAGGTGCCCGTCGAACTGGTAACCGAGGTGCTGGTGGTGGAGCATCTGGGAAGCGGGGCCGAAGGCGGACACGCCATCACCCTGGACGGAACGCCGCTGGCCCCCGGCGAACGGCGCGAACTGGTGGTCTACCGCGAGGAGGCCCAGGTGGAAAAACGCGTGGTGGTCAGCGAGCAGGTGAAGATCAGCAAGCGTCAGGTGGTCGAGACCCGCACCTTCGACGCCACGCTGGCCCGCGAGGAACTGGTGGTGGACCCGCAGGGCGACGTGGAGGTCACCGAACGGCCCCCCGAAGCCCTGGACCGCTGATCGCCCAGTTGATCACTTAGGCCAGTCGGTCCACGCCCTGTCGCAGCGAGAACTCCTCCCACGCCGCTTTCAGGCGCAGGACCGCCTCCGGCAACTGGGCCGGGTCCAGGGTAAAGGGCAGGCGCAGGAAGCTGTCGGGCAGCCCCTCCGCCGGCAGGGCCACGCCCATAGAGGCGCCGGGAAACAGCCGCACGCCGTAGCGGGCCGCGCACAGGGTGAAGGCGCTGGTCTGCCGGGTGGGCAGTTCCACCCACAGAAACTGCCCGCCGCCCGGCACCGTGAACTGCCATTCCGGCAGATGTCGGCGCAGCAGCTCGGCCAGCAGATCGCGGGCCATCGTGACGGCCTCGCGCCGCTCCTGGCGCAGCCGGGGCAGGGCCTGTAGCAGCTGAAGGGCGATGTGCTGCCCCGGTAGGCTGCTGCCGAAGTCCGAGAGGGTGCGGGCCTGCCCCACCGGCCCGCTGTGCGTCGCCGACACGCGCAGCCACCCCACCCGCAGGCCGGCCCAGTACAGCTTGCTCAGCGAGCCCACGTTGAAGATGGGCGCGTCCGGTGCGAAGGTGGCGATGCGCGGGGGTGCGCCGGTCTCGAAGCCCAGGTCGATCAGCGTGTCGTCCTCGATGGTGGGTAGGTCCGACTCGGCCACCGTCGCCGCCACCCGCGCTCGGGCGTCCGGCGGCATGACCGTCCCCGTGGGGTTCTGGAAGGTGGGCGTCAGAAAAGCCAGACGCGGCGAGTGGTGCTGCACCGCCCTGGCAAAAGCAGCTGGTTCCACGCCCTGCGCCGTTACCGGCACGCCCACTGTTTCGGCCCCTGCCGCGCGGAAGGCGTCAATGGCCCCGAAATACGTGGGGGTTTCCAGCAGCGCCCGGTCCCGTGGCCGCAGAAACACCCCGGTCAACAGAGAGATGGCCCCCTGTGCGCCGCTGGTGATCAGCACCGCCTCCGGCGTGGTGGGCAGCCCCTCGCGCGTGTACAGCTCGGCCAGCACGGCGCGCAGGTCGGGCAGGCCGTGCGGGTGGTACAGCGACTCCTGAAAGGCGTCCTGCGCCGCCGCCTGCATCTCGCGGCGCTGGGCGTCGTTCAGCAGCGGCACGGCAATGGTGAAATCGAATTCGTCCCCGCCCAGCGGCAGGGCCGAGGGCGTCCGCAAGGCCAGCACGTTCGCCCCGCGCGGTGCGGTGGCGGCCACCCACGTGCCGCTGCCGCGTTTGCGGATGACCCAGCCTCCATCGGCCAGCGCGTCGTAGGCGGCCACCACCGTGCTGCGGCTGACCCCCAGCAGTTCGGCCAGCGCCCGTTCTGCCGGCAGGGCCTCGGACGGCGGCAGCTGCCCGCTGCGGATGCCGGCGCGCAGCGCCTCGGCCAGCCGGCCGTACAGCGGGCCGCCGCACGCCCGCCAACCCGAGAGCAGCGCAGACCAGCGAGGCGCATCCATGCCGCCAGCATAACAGTCCACTTGCGGTCCCTATCCAGACAAGCAGTCCAATCTTCAGGCCAGTGCCCCTCGACAGGGGGCCAATCGCGGCGCCACAATCGGCGCCATGACCGCGCCTGTGCTGGCCTCTCCCGCGCCCCGCCACTTCTGGCGCGACACCCAGCCCAGCGCCGTGCTGGCCGGACTGATCGCTGTGATCATCGGCTGGGCCGGGCCAAACGTGCTGGTCTACAGCGTGGCGCAGGTCGCGCACCTCAGCGACGCCACCGCCATGTCGTGGCTGTGGGCGCACGCCATCTTCACGGGGCTGGTGGGCATCTTCCTGAGC
It includes:
- a CDS encoding YsnF/AvaK domain-containing protein translates to MTDRRNDDRDGLNPTLASTPPTQHEVEVQDMQLQGVIELREERLIVHKEREVAGSVALTREVRRETVQVPVELVTEVLVVEHLGSGAEGGHAITLDGTPLAPGERRELVVYREEAQVEKRVVVSEQVKISKRQVVETRTFDATLAREELVVDPQGDVEVTERPPEALDR
- a CDS encoding 2,3-bisphosphoglycerate-independent phosphoglycerate mutase, translated to MSDLLQTIRGLSKKTESKIVMVVLDGVGGLPLEPNGETELATAKTPNLDALAATSQLGQVELVGAGITPGSGPGHLSLFGYDPLHYVVGRGALSAVGIGVKLNKGDVAVRGNFATLGAGRVVEDRRAGRPSDEKNAEIVAQLKAAIPEIDGVPVEIYTESEHRFVVVFRAQGGEVLGANIGDVDPQAIGVPPLRAEAHDDASVKTAGLVNTFVDRAEAALKDDAQVNGVLFRGYSDVPHFPSFDDAYKLNAACIASYPMYKGLASLVGMDVLDVPGEEDALEGKVQVLREHWEKYDFFFFHVKKTDSTGEDGNFAAKVKKIELFDALLPDILALGPDVLCIVGDHSTPSKLSTHSWHPVPVLIRSDHGRKDLTARYTEEEAQRGSLGLRHGTDLMPLLMANALKLNKYGA
- a CDS encoding nitrilase-related carbon-nitrogen hydrolase, with product MSLPAPQPPRVFRAVAVQPKWGAEHFVSADAFRAWMRGQLEAARPYLSPDRPNLVVLTELNGLPLVLRGAGWALPLKTFERVALALVVARLPRVLPVLLRERVSPIRALQLADSEANTRLYLHTCRGLAREYGVYLCCGSAPMPRYRVVNGRPVREASTLTNQTVLLAPDGTLVGVTDKVHLTPDEEAGGVDLSPGRLEELRVFPTPVGDLGVAISLDAFRADVIERLEASGCTVLLQPDANGAAWTSLEGLPPDPDNVRDQPVAWLESSWTATTSGHSIRYAVNPMVVGNLLDLSFDGQSAITGRAEDAQRERSYVMTEPRPGFLALAPWVADGEPEEVRTIGRQLAAHSGHPRENAYHVDVLHADLSLPASTVSPPPRLPHEAALETILADQAAPRRASPASVWLAAALGLGLALLALKRRR
- a CDS encoding PLP-dependent aminotransferase family protein: MDAPRWSALLSGWRACGGPLYGRLAEALRAGIRSGQLPPSEALPAERALAELLGVSRSTVVAAYDALADGGWVIRKRGSGTWVAATAPRGANVLALRTPSALPLGGDEFDFTIAVPLLNDAQRREMQAAAQDAFQESLYHPHGLPDLRAVLAELYTREGLPTTPEAVLITSGAQGAISLLTGVFLRPRDRALLETPTYFGAIDAFRAAGAETVGVPVTAQGVEPAAFARAVQHHSPRLAFLTPTFQNPTGTVMPPDARARVAATVAESDLPTIEDDTLIDLGFETGAPPRIATFAPDAPIFNVGSLSKLYWAGLRVGWLRVSATHSGPVGQARTLSDFGSSLPGQHIALQLLQALPRLRQERREAVTMARDLLAELLRRHLPEWQFTVPGGGQFLWVELPTRQTSAFTLCAARYGVRLFPGASMGVALPAEGLPDSFLRLPFTLDPAQLPEAVLRLKAAWEEFSLRQGVDRLA
- a CDS encoding PRC and DUF2382 domain-containing protein, translating into MARLMPLSDITAQHSDVLGNDYYDPTGQTAYGMNGDKIGTIRGALAEPETGKIRYLIVDVGGWFSSKEVVVPVGMSQFQGDEVHFTNLTKEQVGDMREYRMGEEYGEEAQMSDERVLRAAHKDYQVDESQYAAKAGYRDDDAMYQTPEKLRLLEERLMVNKDRFVAGSVEVGKRVESHQENVNVDLKREEVVIERHAVTDGQPVEGAVLGADSQTMRVDLEAERANVSKQAFVTEEVTVGKREVTDSQTVTDTVSREVLEVNKTGDVRLDADGKPMMDDTNRKL